The window acttttaatttttatttcctttCACATCCATGCAAGTTTTTGATTACATCATGAACGTTTGTACTTGTAGAACACACGTATGCTGAACCACCGAAATGGATGCGTGGCAAAGGACGAGTGACAATTCAATTCGGATGCTGCTATAATTACGCTGTGgtactgtattttttttttctttgactgTACACGTTTCTGGAGAGAAGATTTGATCAAACTAATAAGTATTTTGTTGTAGGATAAGAATGGAAATCCTCCAGGCATTATGAAGAAAGTCCTTGCTGATCCATTTCCTCAACTTTTCAAGGTGATAATAAAACGGCTAGTTCGCTGGCATGTGCTTCCAACAACATGTATCCCTGACAGCTGTATTGTCAATATCTATGAACCTGGAGACTGCATACCACCTCATATCGACAGCCATGATTTTGTTCGACCATTCTGTACTGTGTCATTTCTTAGTGAGTGCAGTATAGTCTTTGGATCAAAATTACAGATTGTCAGGCCAGGCGACTTCAAAGGTCCTATTGCAATCCCCTTGCCAGTTGGGTAAGTTCAATAATTAATGCATCCCATAAATTTATGATCGACTTGCTACATTTGACGCCACAGAATTTGTATCTCTTCCTGGCTGATCCTTGGTTTCCTCTCATGTCTAGGTCGGTACTTGTTATCAATGGTAATGGAGCTGACGTAGCAAAGCATTGTGTCCCAGCTGTTACAACCAAAAGGTAAGTTCAACTCCATCTAAATATCCTTTTTCCTTTTGGTCGGGGAACTGACTGCCCGTGTGCTTTCCGCTGGAAATTACAGAATTTCTATCACATTCAGAAAAATGGATGAGTCAAAATGGCCGATTGGGTTTACACCGGAATCAGATTTGCACAACATCAAACCACTCGAATATCCCCTGTTAGAAGCTAGCAGATCTCCCCGTCCGGAGAAGTACAAGCAACTGGAAATAGAGAGTCAAAGCTTCAAGAAAGGAGAAAATAGAAAGGGCAGGCGCCGTGAAACTAAACAGGTACAGAATTTCCAAGACAGGCAACAGCACGCTAGCGATGCAGGCTTTCATAGAAATTGGGATGGCCAGTCACCAAGTCACAGTGGCAGCGGTAGTTTTGTAAGAGGGAGCAGCAGTTCAGATTACAGGATTGAGCCAAAGCCAAGGAAGCCCAGACGAAGCATCCAGTCGAATGCAAACGATGATAGTGAGTGGACGACCCCAACAAGCCATCCACAACGAGAGGACAATCACAATTTCGACGATAACGGGGAACCAAACGGAAGGACGGTTAGGCTTTTGCAGCGCAGGATCATCATAAATCGCAGAATAACAGAAGAAGATGAGTTAACCCAAGGGCCGCAACTGCCGACTCAGGATGATTCCCGAGTTCATTCACGATACTCAAAAGGGCGGCAGAAGGTGAGAATGAACTTGTCTGATGGTTAGTCCGGGAAGCTGTTCAGTTAACATCCAGTATTTATATATTTAGTTGAGATTGATTGGTTCGAATTGTTTCCAGCCTCGACGCTGTTCTCTTTAACGTTACTCCAGTGTTTGTATTACATGACATACTTATCTCAAGTGTTGGCGTAAGTTGATTAAACACGAAGAAttactataaataaataatattttttttaaaaaaaataatatgctTTGATAATACAATTAAAGTGTTCCTCCATTAGATTAGATTGTTGTTTACTAACTAATTCCTCTCCATTTCTTTTATGATCTGCTGTTGTTGGTGGATCTGGCAGGAGTAGACGTCCAAGAAGTAGAGCATGGAGACGAGAAGGAAGCAGCAGCAGAGCATAGGAATGGGGCCGAAGACCCACAAGTAGAGTGGGAAGGAGAAGTAGAAGGCCCTGAGGCCGAGCGACCAGAAGTATCCTCCCTTGTTCACCGTCGCAGCCACATACTCCACCGCCAGCTCCGCCCCCTCTGGCCGCTGCCGCTCTGCTGGCACGTTGATCAGCATGCTGGCATGGCTATAGTACCTGATTGACTGCAGATTGAGTAGAAATGCCAGCAGGAAGCACACCAGGATCGCAAAGAACTTCACCGACCGACCCACCTCGCTCGTGTCCCccagtactatttttatttcttgacGCCCCCCGCTGCCGGCCATGGTCGTCATCAGCACCGCAATCAGCGAGCTGAGCGTGATGGCCATCGACGCTAGCAACGTCGACGCCATGATGTTGTTCCTCAACGTTTGCACCGCCAACACTCCATTCTTCGTCGAATCCTGTGTGGATGCACATACACGCGCACATATAGCAATCATTCGACTaacaaaattaatgaataaatacCGTTATAGGAATGCACCTCCATCATGGTTCGAGTCCAGATGCGGCGGTTGACGGCGTTGATGCCGATGACGGTGGTGGTGGGGCGGCGGAGGATCCTGTAGAGGAGCCAGAGATGGTAACACAGCATCACTGCAAGGCCAAAAGGAACCAAAACGTAATCCACCTCCTCTTTCTTCATGTTAAATCTGGATTTCAAAGGCCAAACATTTATACATGAGCATAACTACAAAGAGAGGATTTAGTTAGTGccaacattaaaaaaaaacaaaaaattctaGTAAGTAGACAACTTGGTCTTTTTCTGTGGCAGAGAGAAATGAGAAATGAAATGATGGTTCCAAGATGATTCCTTGTAGTGCAAACTTACTTATCCATTGCCCTTTTCAATACAttaaagtaaaatttaaaaaaaaacaaatatattaattggATTTCTTAAGAAGAGTAAAAAAGATTATAACATGGTGTTGAAACCTATTCcgaggaaaaggaagagaagataGTGGGTCTGACTGTCTGAGGCAGCAGCAAATTGGAATATTTCCTCGTATGGCAAAGTGAATtctaaccttcggaaatgaaatTAGAATGCAAGTAATTATCTGATGGTGGAGAACTGGAAGTGTGCCCAAAAGTGAAAGCTGCTTTGTGAGCTTAGTGCATGCCAGGCTACCCTCCACTGTGCAAGTATAATGTCATCTCAAATGTTGGGTTAATTCGATCCTGCCTGTACAGGCACTGCCCCAACCTCTCACATTGGGATGGTGGGATCCACACTTAAGTAGTGGGTCCCACCACCTCATTGTGAGAGGTTGGGACAGTGCCTGTACAGGCAGGGTGAAATTTACCACAATACTAAAGGATTATGCTCAATCCACATGCCCCTCAGAATCCGTTTCCTAGATGATGTGAAAAAAGATAAATTATGGGAGCCGAGTCAAGTGATTAGGGGGATGGGAAAAAAATCTTCAAGGATATACACCCGTTGAGATTGATTTCCACCTAATAATAATAAATCTGCATCCCAAATGGTGCAAGAGGCTTTAGACGGACGATATCCTTCTTATGATCATCCACTAATTCAAAGACGTGGCTCCCATGGACTGGATTAGCTGGTTAGGTATCTGCAGCTTGCCACTGAAGTCGTGGGGTCGAAGGTCGCCAGTTGCACTTGGGGATAAAATCCTGATCTGCTGCGTCAAAAATTCCTTCGACCCCCAGTCACTTATCCTGTTCAGCATTAACCATGATTTATTTCCTCTGGAATCTTATGGGGCCGGGAtcaggggggccgctaaggtgacGTTCCACCTTTTGCCACTAATTCAAAGACGTGACGTGACTTTAATGCCATTTCTTCACACGATCGATCGCACTGCATCAAGCTTTGGAACTTTCAGGTCATAAAACCATGCAGGTCAAACTCGACCGCATCCGTTTTCAACTGTGGCCCAACCTGAAACAGGGAGATGATAAGGAATAAAAGCCACGCCAAAAAATTGGATGAATCACGGTTCTAGCTCGCAAATAGTTGAATTTATTTGAGACTTGTTTTGCCATGACAACGGATAGCACAAACTCAAAAGAATGTTGGAATGACGACCAATTAGCAcgagaaaatgaaatgaaaagtttGAAGAATTTGCATGACTCTGTCATGGGAGGTAAATAAAGATCCTAGCTCTCTGCTGCAAATGCTTTTTCAGGGTGATTACCATCAATCATCGAGTGGTGAGGAAAATCGTGTTTCATTCTTTCAGCTTGGAGATGGTTATCAACGAGTACTCGTACCACTTCTTGGTGGACCACTGCATTGCCCTCTTTTGTTAGGTGCAAGCCGTCACTGTAAAAATGATTTAACAAATAGGGTATCTTGCTTTAGTAACCTCGTATTACTCAGACTATTGGTAAGAACTTCAacaataaaaatagagaaaacaACTTGAGACAGTAAAAAAAAGGACTAAACTTGTGAAGCACTATTGCAAATTACCTTAGAAACCTTTCCTGCCATCCTATTGTTTCTTGCATCTTCGACCACAGATCAATGCAGGGAACATTCAACTCTTTAGCTAGCTCCACACACTGCCTTGCATAAGTGCCAGTATTGTCGTTCGTCCTTTCTGGTTGTTTCATTGCATTCTCACCATATACGGATCTAATTCGTGAAAAAGAAGTTAAatggcaggatattacagaccaaATATTGCATTACATGATTAAATAAAGCAGTTTGATGAACAAATATAAGTGTTTACTAGAGTATAACTTGGACAGCCttgcaaataaatttaaaatatatatatatatatatatatttatacaaagaaaggtattgtGTGAGGTTACACTCCATCATCACATATCTGAATGTTTCCTTTCGGCAAGTATAAAATTCAAATTTGACCAACTATATACACTGCAATGTATCTCAAGCACACCAGATCGAAAATTGATCTGGGCTATTATTGAAGATGTGGAGTATTTCAGATTGATCATGTTGGGCCAGATTTAGTAACGTTAAAGAAACAAAAATCCTTTGTTTTAACCAGTTAATTAATCTAATTCTGAGTATTGTTTATCTGCGTTAATGTAACTGCATTAATTCTATGAACAGACAACTGCATGATTACCCAAACAAACTCCTCAACAGGATGTGTTGAACTACACATCCTATGAATtcaaaatgttttgaaaagaaaCCAAACAGAGATGATGCCTGCAGCATGCATTTGAACTCACTAGTTATACAAACATGCTACAGAAGAATATGCTATTTTATTGTGTAAAGCTGAATTAAGAAGAAAACCAACCTTGAATATTCCTTCCGCCCATCCTCATCAATTGGGGGTGGAGTGATCAGTACTACCAATGTAGTGGATGAACAATCCTAAAATATCAGATTATGCACAAGATCAGGAAGGAAAACATACGTGAATAACAAAAGCATTCAACAATATTTAGTGAATGTCATCAAAACATGAATCAGAAAAACTAGTACCTGTTACATGCAAGAAGTGAAACTGAAACTTTAGCTCAACAGATGGTTTAGTATTGTTTGTTTAAAGCTGATCTACACTTTTCAGGATATATAACACCACCAACCAATTCATAATAAAATTACAGAAACGTCAATGCACAAAGTCTAGCATTTATACTCCACAAAGTTTGATTTCCTCTAGCCCAACAGATACAATGAGCATCTTATCTAAGCATGTCCAGATAAATATGGATATCACCATAAACAACTATATCCTATGGATATTTATTGTCAGGAATATACACTTGAAccttatatttatagccttgacgAAATCTATAAATTCTGTTAAACATTACTGCTACTGTCGCAAATACTCAAGCATAGATTTTAAGAAAGTGATAGTtccatttcttcatcattttAGTCGTGCTAGTTCGACCTATCAGTGTTATAAATGGCGGTAGACGGTGGCAATTAGTTACCACTTACTGCCTAGGCGGTGCCTAAGCGGTGCTTAAGCGGttgaatttttttactatttttttacataatattataaataatcattGTAGCAAAGGTGATTACACTCACCCCAGGCACCCTTCACAACCCGTCCCAggttaatattataaataatcattattctttataatatttacttttaataaaatatattaattaaaaattatgctttaattaagtttatttaaattatctcaatcataattaggagttgattaaaattattaacctagGCGACGCTTCCAGGCTCGTGCGACGTGTATGGGCGTGTCACCGGGCTCAGGCGATGCGTCTGAACGCATCATAGGGCATGGGCAACGCATCGCAGGGATCAGGCAACGCATAACGAGGTACGAGCAACGCATAACGAGGCCCGGGCGATGCATCACAAGGTTCGGGCAATGCATTACGGGGCCTTGGTGCCTAGTCCAGTCCCATCGTCAGACTCGAGCGACGCTTCCGAACTCATCGTCATGCCCAACGCGTCCGGGCGCATTGTGGTGGCAGAACGGCGGCGACGATAGTGGTTCCAGGCGCATCGGTGGCGGAGGGAGGTGAGTTACCGCCTAAAGCATCGCCTCAGACAAAGGTGATGCGGTTGATGCCCGCCTCCCACCTAGGTGGAGCTTAGGCGGTCGTCTCGATCGTCATTTAGTACACTGCTAACTATGTCGTGTGGACTCTAGGGATGTTATCTCTCATTTGAACTATGCAAGACTGATGTTTTCTctacttccttttattccttactTTTATTCCTTGACGGTCAATTATAATTGATTTAACTTGTCAAATTATAGAGTTTATCGGTTGtctttgaattaaatatttacatatttttcattaattttatcataggttaattaataaatttatcacTATTTTTGTATGGAATTTCAAatctcataaaaattaaaagttttaacaTATATCAAACTTTTATGCTTTACCTTAAATTCCTTCATCCTTCTGCATTATTTTGTCCAGGTTAGTGTTAACATCATTCGTCAACTAGGTACCAGCCATGCCATGCCACCAATTTAAGAGGAAAATAACTCTTTAACACTTATCTCTAAAGTTGGCCCTAACCTTAAAATCGACCTCACCTAAGTACTTTTTTTCACTACGTTGGCATGATTGTATTTGGTACCCAGTCAGAAGACTATGTAGGCAGATTGACTGATCTCACATTCTGCCATGTCAGCTCCATGTCACCAAATTAACAGCAGATAGACAGAAGACATGATCTGTCTAGAACTAAAATCTTAATATTGTAATAGATTTGATATTCCATTCAAAGattgatagatttatgagttaACCATTATCATATGTTCAAGCTGCATCTATTTGCTACTTTTCTACACAATTGCATTTAAATGTTTGACGAGGGAATTGCACTTCTCCAGATAAAGAATTGTAACCTTCAAATGTTTGACAATTTTTCTTAGGTTCTCCTTGTATTCTTCAAGAGGAACATATTGTCGTTCACTTGTCTGTCCCAACAATGCTGCATCATTTGCACCAAAGAAAATAGTTACCACAGCAGGAGGTGTCAAGGAGTTCTGGAAAGTGGAAACATAGAATAAAGCTTTCAGTTCACCACAGAACATTAAATTAGCATAAACAAGATCCATACGATGATGGGAACAAGACAAAGGTACttagaattatttaaattttgagttCCGAAAACTGTAAGCAAGGCACGTGATCTAGTTAATAGTTAAAACAGTTTAGATGCGTTGTCAGACTAACACATGGTTGTATTAAGAAAATTATCGCTATAAATAATATAACCATAAATAATTGCTAATATCAACAATAAATAATCTATAATACCAAATAAGGCATAATAAAATGGAATATGATTAAGTTTCTAACATTTGCCAACAG is drawn from Zingiber officinale cultivar Zhangliang chromosome 1B, Zo_v1.1, whole genome shotgun sequence and contains these coding sequences:
- the LOC121972672 gene encoding RNA demethylase ALKBH9B-like isoform X2; its protein translation is MEDDDLFLQQFDPKDLEIAAEFLTNWLPFLTRSLCDGCSATLRGRIDSLRPGFAAEADADASGSTTTEDQASYASASFAAPFPDAQPTGWDPDPTSSPESPRIRMSWADMAQEDELEEAAAQEEKTEESGRTSIEGAARVKREIAKKETGLSREQREEIRFRNVVRKKDFICLERVNDKIVNILNGLELHTGVFSAAEQKRIVDLVYELQEKGKNHELGEHTYAEPPKWMRGKGRVTIQFGCCYNYAVDKNGNPPGIMKKVLADPFPQLFKVIIKRLVRWHVLPTTCIPDSCIVNIYEPGDCIPPHIDSHDFVRPFCTVSFLSECSIVFGSKLQIVRPGDFKGPIAIPLPVGSVLVINGNGADVAKHCVPAVTTKRISITFRKMDESKWPIGFTPESDLHNIKPLEYPLLEASRSPRPEKYKQLEIESQSFKKGENRKGRRRETKQVQNFQDRQQHASDAGFHRNWDGQSPSHSGSGSFVRGSSSSDYRIEPKPRKPRRSIQSNANDDSEWTTPTSHPQREDNHNFDDNGEPNGRTVRLLQRRIIINRRITEEDELTQGPQLPTQDDSRVHSRYSKGRQKE
- the LOC121972702 gene encoding uncharacterized protein LOC121972702: MKKEEVDYVLVPFGLAVMLCYHLWLLYRILRRPTTTVIGINAVNRRIWTRTMMEDSTKNGVLAVQTLRNNIMASTLLASMAITLSSLIAVLMTTMAGSGGRQEIKIVLGDTSEVGRSVKFFAILVCFLLAFLLNLQSIRYYSHASMLINVPAERQRPEGAELAVEYVAATVNKGGYFWSLGLRAFYFSFPLYLWVFGPIPMLCCCFLLVSMLYFLDVYSCQIHQQQQIIKEMERN
- the LOC121972672 gene encoding RNA demethylase ALKBH9B-like isoform X1, with amino-acid sequence MEDDDLFLQQFDPKDLEIAAEFLTNWLPFLTRSLCDGCSATLRGRIDSLRPGFAAEADADASGSTTTEDQASYASASFAAPFPDAQPTGWDPDPTSSPESPRIRMSWADMAQEDELEEAAAQEEKTEESGRTSIEGAARVKREIAKKETGLSREQREEIRFRNVVRKKDFICLERVNDKIVNILNGLELHTGVFSAAEQKRIVDLVYELQEKGKNHELGEHTYAEPPKWMRGKGRVTIQFGCCYNYAVDKNGNPPGIMKKVLADPFPQLFKVIIKRLVRWHVLPTTCIPDSCIVNIYEPGDCIPPHIDSHDFVRPFCTVSFLSECSIVFGSKLQIVRPGDFKGPIAIPLPVGSVLVINGNGADVAKHCVPAVTTKRISITFRKMDESKWPIGFTPESDLHNIKPLEYPLLEASRSPRPEKYKQLEIESQSFKKGENRKGRRRETKQVQNFQDRQQHASDAGFHRNWDGQSPSHSGSGSFVRGSSSSDYRIEPKPRKPRRSIQSNANDDSEWTTPTSHPQREDNHNFDDNGEPNGRTVRLLQRRIIINRRITEEDELTQGPQLPTQDDSRVHSRYSKGRQKVRMNLSDG
- the LOC121972687 gene encoding GDSL esterase/lipase At5g62930-like isoform X1 is translated as MPIGAPEKARPQFVLFGDSITEQSFKLGGWGALLANTYSRKADVIVRGYGGYNTRWALFLLNHLFPPNSLTPPAVVTIFFGANDAALLGQTSERQYVPLEEYKENLRKIVKHLKDCSSTTLVVLITPPPIDEDGRKEYSRSVYGENAMKQPERTNDNTGTYARQCVELAKELNVPCIDLWSKMQETIGWQERFLSDGLHLTKEGNAVVHQEVVRVLVDNHLQAERMKHDFPHHSMIDGWATVENGCGRV
- the LOC121972687 gene encoding GDSL esterase/lipase At5g62930-like isoform X2, with amino-acid sequence MPIGAPEKARPQFVLFGDSITEQSFKLGGWGALLANTYSRKADVIVRGYGGYNTRWALFLLNHLFPPNSLTPPAVVTIFFGANDAALLGQTSERQYVPLEEYKENLRKIVKHLKDCSSTTLVVLITPPPIDEDGRKEYSRSVYGENAMKQPERTNDNTGTYARQCVELAKELNVPCIDLWSKMQETIGWQERFLSDGLHLTKEGNAVVHQEVVRVLVDNHLQAERMKHDFPHHSMIDGNHPEKAFAAES